In Etheostoma cragini isolate CJK2018 chromosome 9, CSU_Ecrag_1.0, whole genome shotgun sequence, the following are encoded in one genomic region:
- the LOC117951112 gene encoding mediator of RNA polymerase II transcription subunit 26-like isoform X1: MTAATATPQVMRDRLLQAIDGQSNQICNMVIVMEVISYLEKHPITKEALEETRLGKLINDVRKRTKNEDLAKRAKKLLRNWQKLIEPGKGEVLSKGHTGASWSSNGGAHPCISIPAATTPSGKTGAELKNRNDFNNCYSSRPEKPSNRKRKGDHKEGLLLPAKISKTTLNDKIHNSKQLPTNGIGGSSEMFADTCANQPLDRDISEPLDNDRLIKIPVNAVKPHPSGLGYSKPPSTSSLLKASVLQQQARQEPAVSGGQYRPRSPRCSLHCPQTPKQEAGVKPTTSQAPGLSSPTVRPGSVDIFGLGPSTQPFSGCIQGLHTDGSDLDSQSSPPIMSLHNSYASCCSDMVSLEDDAVSRTEKRKRQKYRPKDHVVNLDGQTVEDSTKPVRLKDRRLVFDPVTGQIKPSFHKESCHEGEVKLGHRPECQLSEQPKQNPPVPPSPFQQTDWKELSRSEIIQSYLSQQCNVLTSSGAHTPGAHFFMTEFLKKEEHGSIDVKKTHVLAAELPARDYPGVSREVINEDLNRLHKQNWSGVNGCYDTKGNWYDWTECISLDPHGDESRLNILPYVCLD; encoded by the exons ATGACAGCGGCTACAGCCACTCCGCAGGTGATGAGAGACCGGCTGCTACAGGCCATCGACGGCCAGAGCAAT cAGATATGCAACATGGTGATAGTTATGGAGGTGATCTCCTATTTGGAGAAACATCCTATCACCAAAGAGGCACTGGAG GAAACCCGTCTTGGCAAGCTTATCAACGATGTCCGGAAGAGAACCAAGAATGAAGACCTTGCCAAAAGGGCCAAGAAGCTCCTGCGAAACTGGCAGAAGCTAATTGAGCCAGGGAAGGGTGAAGTGTTGTCCAAAGGACACACAGGTGCATCATGGTCTTCCAATGGCGGTGCTCATCCCTGCATCTCCATTCCAGCTGCCACCACACCATCAGGTAAAACAGGCGCAGAGTTGAAGAACAGAAATGACTTCAACAACTGCTACTCCTCGAGGCCGGAGAAACCAAGCAACAGGAAACGTAAGGGTGACCACAAGGAAGGACTGCTCTTACCAGCCAAGATATCCAAAACGACTCTTAATGATAAAATACATAACTCCAAACAGCTGCCAACCAATGGAATAGGCGGTAGCTCTGAAATGTTTGCAGATACTTGTGCAAATCAGCCTTTAGACAGGGACATTTCTGAGCCATTGGATAATGACAGGCTTATTAAAATCCCAGTCAATGCTGTAAAACCTCATCCAAGTGGCCTAGGATACAGCAAACCTCCTAGCACTTCTTCTCTGCTAAAAGCATCAGTTCTGCAGCAGCAAGCCAGACAAGAGCCAGCTGTCTCTGGGGGGCAATATCGACCCAGAAGTCCACGCTGTTCTTTGCACTGTCCTCAAACTCCAAAGCAGGAAGCTGGTGTCAAACCAACTACATCACAAGCACCAGGTCTTTCTAGTCCCACAGTGAGGCCTGGGTCGGTGGATATTTTTGGGCTGGGCCCTTCCACTCAGCCTTTCAGTGGTTGTATTCAGGGTTTACACACAGACGGTTCAGATTTGGATTCTCAAAGCAGCCCTCCCATTATGTCTCTTCACAACTCATATGCCTCTTGCTGCAGTGACATGGTCAGTTTAGAAGATGATGCTGTTAGCagaacagagaaaaggaaaagacagaaatacagGCCTAAGGACCATGTGGTAAATTTAGATGGACAGACTGTAGAAGATAGCACTAAACCAGTCAGGTTAAAAGACAGAAGACTTGTATTTGACCCTGTAACAGGACAGATCAAACCCTCCTTTCATAAAGAGTCTTGCCATGAGGGGGAGGTCAAACTAGGCCACAGACCTGAATGTCAGTTGTCGGAACAGCCAAAGCAGAATCCACCGGTTCCTCCCAGTCCCTTCCAGCAGACAGACTGGAAAGAGCTGTCGAGGAGTGAAATAATCCAGTCGTACCTAAGCCAGCAATGCAACGTGCTGACATCGTCGGGCGCCCACACCCCTGGTGCACACTTTTTCATGACAGAGTTCTTGAAAAAAGAGGAACACGGAAGTATAGATGTCAAGAAAACACATGTGTTGGCAGCAGAACTCCCAGCAAGGGATTATCCTGGGGTAAGCAGAGAAGTCATCAATGAAGATCTGAACAGATTACACAAGCAAAACTGGTCCGGGGTTAACGGTTGCTATGACACAAAGGGTAATTGGTATGACTGGACCGAGTGCATATCCTTAGACCCTCATGGAGATGAGAGCAGGTTGAACATACTGCCTTACGTCTGTCTGGATTAA
- the LOC117951112 gene encoding mediator of RNA polymerase II transcription subunit 26-like isoform X2, producing the protein MTAATATPQVMRDRLLQAIDGQSNICNMVIVMEVISYLEKHPITKEALEETRLGKLINDVRKRTKNEDLAKRAKKLLRNWQKLIEPGKGEVLSKGHTGASWSSNGGAHPCISIPAATTPSGKTGAELKNRNDFNNCYSSRPEKPSNRKRKGDHKEGLLLPAKISKTTLNDKIHNSKQLPTNGIGGSSEMFADTCANQPLDRDISEPLDNDRLIKIPVNAVKPHPSGLGYSKPPSTSSLLKASVLQQQARQEPAVSGGQYRPRSPRCSLHCPQTPKQEAGVKPTTSQAPGLSSPTVRPGSVDIFGLGPSTQPFSGCIQGLHTDGSDLDSQSSPPIMSLHNSYASCCSDMVSLEDDAVSRTEKRKRQKYRPKDHVVNLDGQTVEDSTKPVRLKDRRLVFDPVTGQIKPSFHKESCHEGEVKLGHRPECQLSEQPKQNPPVPPSPFQQTDWKELSRSEIIQSYLSQQCNVLTSSGAHTPGAHFFMTEFLKKEEHGSIDVKKTHVLAAELPARDYPGVSREVINEDLNRLHKQNWSGVNGCYDTKGNWYDWTECISLDPHGDESRLNILPYVCLD; encoded by the exons ATGACAGCGGCTACAGCCACTCCGCAGGTGATGAGAGACCGGCTGCTACAGGCCATCGACGGCCAGAGCAAT ATATGCAACATGGTGATAGTTATGGAGGTGATCTCCTATTTGGAGAAACATCCTATCACCAAAGAGGCACTGGAG GAAACCCGTCTTGGCAAGCTTATCAACGATGTCCGGAAGAGAACCAAGAATGAAGACCTTGCCAAAAGGGCCAAGAAGCTCCTGCGAAACTGGCAGAAGCTAATTGAGCCAGGGAAGGGTGAAGTGTTGTCCAAAGGACACACAGGTGCATCATGGTCTTCCAATGGCGGTGCTCATCCCTGCATCTCCATTCCAGCTGCCACCACACCATCAGGTAAAACAGGCGCAGAGTTGAAGAACAGAAATGACTTCAACAACTGCTACTCCTCGAGGCCGGAGAAACCAAGCAACAGGAAACGTAAGGGTGACCACAAGGAAGGACTGCTCTTACCAGCCAAGATATCCAAAACGACTCTTAATGATAAAATACATAACTCCAAACAGCTGCCAACCAATGGAATAGGCGGTAGCTCTGAAATGTTTGCAGATACTTGTGCAAATCAGCCTTTAGACAGGGACATTTCTGAGCCATTGGATAATGACAGGCTTATTAAAATCCCAGTCAATGCTGTAAAACCTCATCCAAGTGGCCTAGGATACAGCAAACCTCCTAGCACTTCTTCTCTGCTAAAAGCATCAGTTCTGCAGCAGCAAGCCAGACAAGAGCCAGCTGTCTCTGGGGGGCAATATCGACCCAGAAGTCCACGCTGTTCTTTGCACTGTCCTCAAACTCCAAAGCAGGAAGCTGGTGTCAAACCAACTACATCACAAGCACCAGGTCTTTCTAGTCCCACAGTGAGGCCTGGGTCGGTGGATATTTTTGGGCTGGGCCCTTCCACTCAGCCTTTCAGTGGTTGTATTCAGGGTTTACACACAGACGGTTCAGATTTGGATTCTCAAAGCAGCCCTCCCATTATGTCTCTTCACAACTCATATGCCTCTTGCTGCAGTGACATGGTCAGTTTAGAAGATGATGCTGTTAGCagaacagagaaaaggaaaagacagaaatacagGCCTAAGGACCATGTGGTAAATTTAGATGGACAGACTGTAGAAGATAGCACTAAACCAGTCAGGTTAAAAGACAGAAGACTTGTATTTGACCCTGTAACAGGACAGATCAAACCCTCCTTTCATAAAGAGTCTTGCCATGAGGGGGAGGTCAAACTAGGCCACAGACCTGAATGTCAGTTGTCGGAACAGCCAAAGCAGAATCCACCGGTTCCTCCCAGTCCCTTCCAGCAGACAGACTGGAAAGAGCTGTCGAGGAGTGAAATAATCCAGTCGTACCTAAGCCAGCAATGCAACGTGCTGACATCGTCGGGCGCCCACACCCCTGGTGCACACTTTTTCATGACAGAGTTCTTGAAAAAAGAGGAACACGGAAGTATAGATGTCAAGAAAACACATGTGTTGGCAGCAGAACTCCCAGCAAGGGATTATCCTGGGGTAAGCAGAGAAGTCATCAATGAAGATCTGAACAGATTACACAAGCAAAACTGGTCCGGGGTTAACGGTTGCTATGACACAAAGGGTAATTGGTATGACTGGACCGAGTGCATATCCTTAGACCCTCATGGAGATGAGAGCAGGTTGAACATACTGCCTTACGTCTGTCTGGATTAA
- the smim7 gene encoding small integral membrane protein 7, with the protein MIGDLLIFGTLLVNAGAVLNFKLKRKESQGFGDDSKSPTTGDNIREFLLSLRYFRIFIALWNIFMMFCMVVLFGS; encoded by the exons ATGATCGGAGATCTGTTGATATTCGG GACCTTACTGGTGAATGCAGGGGCCGTGCTGAACTTCAAGCT caaaagaaaagagtCCCAAGGATTTGGAGATGATTCCAAATCACCGACAACAG GTGACAACATCAGAGAGTTTCTGCTCAGCCTGCGATACTTTAGGATCTTCATCGCTCTGTGGAACATCTTCATGATGTTCTGCATGGTCGT ATTGTTTGGGTCATGA